The Fragaria vesca subsp. vesca linkage group LG2, FraVesHawaii_1.0, whole genome shotgun sequence genome includes a window with the following:
- the LOC101296349 gene encoding uncharacterized protein LOC101296349, translating into MAGQPQNGPRLWQVQVCQSLDLSGPIQKKIVARMNIKTLNSLYSALSEGERKQIITCVSAKQAWKVLLTTYKGNEQVREHMLQDLWLDFDELKMSESESIDEFYNRILNITNQCAGLDAPLDQSRIVRKFLRGLPPSYENKRVAIQEAKDLRTHSLEELVGNLKTYEAHKKGLMKKKSIALSSIRETDSSLQIKIPEDVEYSLEEFGETSQDRSHDRYLRNTRVESSQDRGQDRNSKGKNHQRNETCFECKGVGHRAVDCAHRRNRPQKAFVVTYSDSEEDPSSDKEEDTVAFTARFVPNSSLDHDEEPVSLVWILILWN; encoded by the exons ATGGCTGGTCAGCCCCAGAACGGACCTCGATTATGGCAGGTGCAAGTGTGCCAAAGCCTAGATCTGAGTGGACCGATTCAAAAAAAAATTGTTGCTCGGATGAATATCAAAACTCTCAACAGTTTGTACTCCGCTCTTTCTGAAGGCGAGCGCAAACAGATCATTACCTGTGTCTCAGCCAAACAGGCTTGGAAAGTGTTGTTAACAACTTACAAAGGTAATGAGCAAGTGAGAGAACATATGCTTCAGGATCTTTGGTTAGATTTTGATGAGCTGAAAATGTCTGAAAGTGAGTCAATAGATGAGTTCTATAATCGTATTTTGAACATAACAAATCAATGTGCTGGTCTTGATGCTCCTCTAGATCAATCTAGGATTGTCAGGAAGTTTCTTAGAGGTCTCCCTCCTAGCTATGAGAATAAGAGAGTAGCCATACAAGAAGCCAAGGACTTGAGAACTCATTCCTTAGAGGAGCTAGTCGGAAATCTGAAAACCTATGAGGCTCATAAGAAAGGTTTGATGAAAAAGAAATCTATTGCTCTCTCCTCCATTAGGGAAACTGATTCAAGCTTACAGATTAAAATCCCTGAGGATGTTGAATACAGTCTAGAAGA GTTTGGTGAAACTTCACAAGATAGAAGTCATGATAGGTATCTTAGGAACACTCGTGTTGAGTCTTCACAGGATAGAGGTCAAGATAGAAACTCTAAGGGTAAGAATCACCAAAGAAACGAAACGTGCTTCGAATGCAAGGGTGTGGGACATAGGGCTGTTGATTGTGCTCATAGAAGAAATCGTCCCCAAAAGGCCTTTGTAGTCACTTACAGTGATAGTGAAGAGGATCCTTCTTCTGACAAAGAGGAGGACACTGTGGCTTTCACAGCTCGGTTTGTCCCTAATTCCTCTTTGGATCATGATGAAGAACCAGTTTCCCTCGTTTGGATTCTTATCCTATGGAATTAA
- the LOC101296064 gene encoding auxin-induced protein X10A-like gives MGLLRLPSLMHNVKHILRAKSYNHEVPKGHVAIYVGEQIGKKRYVVPVSYLNHPSFKDLLKKAEDEFGFNHPMGGLTIPCREETFLDLIASELAAGIGDDQMFYNFDTSFALVARLASWVLDW, from the coding sequence ATGGGTTTACTTCGTCTGCCTTCGTTGATGCACAATGTGAAGCACATTCTGAGAGCCAAGTCCTACAACCATGAAGTTCCGAAAGGGCATGTTGCAATTTATGTGGGAGAGCAAATTGGGAAGAAGAGGTATGTGGTGCCGGTGTCTTACTTGAACCACCCTTCATTCAAGGACCTGCTTAAGAAAGCTGAAGATGAGTTTGGCTTCAATCACCCGATGGGAGGTCTCACAATTCCCTGCAGAGAGGAGACCTTTCTTGATCTTATTGCTTCTGAGCTAGCAGCTGGGATCGGTGATGATCAAATGTTCTACAATTTTGACACTTCTTTTGCTTTAGTTGCTAGGTTAGCCAGTTGGGTTTTAGACTGGTAA
- the LOC101300007 gene encoding indole-3-acetic acid-induced protein ARG7-like, giving the protein MGIKLMGIAHAKQKLQRTLSARLGAITDTNGIDVPKGHFAVYVGEGKKKRFVIPISYLNHPLFLDLLNKAQEEFGYDHPTGGLIIPCSEDYFITLTSALNSS; this is encoded by the coding sequence ATGGGTATCAAATTGATGGGTATAGCTCATGCCAAGCAGAAACTCCAGCGAACGCTTTCAGCCAGATTAGGAGCTATCACAGACACTAATGGTATTGATGTTCCGAAAGGCCATTTCGCTGTTTATGTTGGAGAAGGCAAGAAGAAGAGGTTTGTGATTCCAATATCATATTTGAACCATCCTTTGTTTCTAGACTTGTTAAACAAGGCTCAAGAAGAGTTTGGATATGATCATCCTACAGGTGGTCTTATAATCCCATGCAGTGAAGACTACTTCATTACCCTAACTTCGGCTCTAAACTCCTCATGA